Proteins from a genomic interval of Oncorhynchus kisutch isolate 150728-3 linkage group LG28, Okis_V2, whole genome shotgun sequence:
- the LOC109872621 gene encoding nuclear receptor-interacting protein 1-like, protein MTHGEEPDPETHTDSAVLTYLEGLLMHPVASGAGATATRRSEAAGGHGNQVEQVNKMARPFQLPSHGPAIVTVQKAGNGPVLHHGVSQNLKKARLLRSGAWNEPGAQRLSSPPVELPSQGGGGDLQNGALEGSPHAGESTLLASLLQSFSSRLQNVAMSQQSTKPPSEHSPPTVPPPAADKERLACYGMASSRLKGLMRKSKMQNHSSTPYSRRGHGHSQDRPSESPCSVQSSTPPSTPTASTASTDAQSCAERLKAVANLVKIRSSPAPSPKPSVACSQLALLLSSEAHLQQYSREHALKVQHSGHSASSRLAAMATQQTQDKRPPSVGEAPPTSTTTVALDAQSSLTAQNRIATTTLPHLALNSSSRQRSPSSMLPAHSSPCPTPLPLPLNPHTHTDTQTQPQTPTNEKRGFDSRHARPPQTCSSLLLLLLNNHNNQKQLTKNGHLEDDCGVLPPSRGSSVTSDSECSVQEKSLVKREESCSDAESSYSSCSPIDLSIRSRASTRAPETRPKATSPSTSVSYSSSSTAFSSSSSSAVFSSAPTVFSSSTAFSSSSTVLSPSSTAFSTSSTVLSSSSTAFSSSSSSSLDKLTESLLNKWKPDPSGSKVPQVKKEIEMSTDLKSHPRVTLMQLLLERKNNDKVNKIVVNPDLQHDATLSSLSRGPLKSLAPWEEVRTQSPLDRSGLPLYSLSRDPSSTPSPYPSPHVQSSPLDLCKSKPFPAEKAADEPAFSASKLLQNLAQCGTASPSPPMVPSKVPRRELEVGGGRPLALLERLNAPIQRNTTITPLSDRPSGSGTPSFGRRGEVSPTSSQIENLLERRTVLQLLLGANSSSASSVAPATHRDRSGGRCSVETAAGSCYEKPPGTSVICDRSKGPSAAEFKVKTEPGEEVLGLLSSTVCQDVTGRKRRGGGGGYDERHSPLSEPQQDLKKEPRPTEVIAKYGLLSQLLKQQSATYYTSAKQPHTDRRPSPVPVKEEQRDYHHQGPSPKKRRLCSELAMSLNNGSPQRAVVDIGSSHSHNSLVQSLVHSQIQEEPDYYRDLRNPNEEEAPARSPSSEALLPRESRGFNVLKQLLLSDNCLKELSQQPRGVPSPSVPSVLQTNGKANGSILNLNQSGYNQHDLLNLPTLPWHHPHSSLNSGPPSHLRPLPTPQTGDISQRSPWGRHTAPPPRQDSPKRYPTPVKREPESPVQWAGRDQEEEGRDLSPDSPRLTRSNPILYYMLQKGSAQLRREGRDQAEGTQGSGPGGVKVKEEPGNDGHDAYEHKLSSATITQHSSLSPPYNNDKHSHKNDRLNDSSDNW, encoded by the coding sequence ATGACTCATGGGGAGGAGCCTGACCCTGAGACACACACGGATTCAGCTGTTCTAACTTATCTGGAAGGTTTACTGATGCATCCCGTGGCGTCTGGGGCTGGGGCCACGGCAACCCGGAGATCAGAGGCTGCCGGAGGGCACGGCAACCAGGTGGAGCAAGTCAACAAGATGGCCCGACCCTTCCAGCTGCCCAGCCACGGCCCCGCCATCGTCACTGTTCAGAAGGCCGGGAACGGCCCTGTCCTGCACCATGGGGTCTCCCAGAACCTGAAGAAGGCCCGGCTGCTCCGCTCAGGGGCCTGGAATGAGCCTGGAGCCCAGAGGCTGAGCTCCCCCCCTGTGGAGCTGCCCAgccaggggggtggaggagaccTGCAAAACGGGGCCTTGGAGGGCTCTCCTCATGCTGGGGAGAGCACCCTGCTGGCCTCCCTgctccagtccttcagctccagACTGCAGAATGTAGCCATGTCGCAGCAGTCCACCAAACCACCCAGCGAGCACTCCCCGCCCACTGTGCCCCCTCCTGCTGCAGACAAGGAGCGGCTCGCCTGCTATGGCATGGCCTCCAGCCGCCTCAAGGGCCTGATGAGGAAGAGCAAGATGCAGAACCACAGTAGCACGCCTTACAGCCGGCGAGGCCACGGCCATAGCCAGGACAGGCCCTCTGAGTCCCCCTGCTCGGTACAGAGCAGCACCCCTCCTTCTACCCCTACCGCTTCTACTGCTTCCACTGATGCTCAGTCCTGTGCAGAACGGCTCAAGGCTGTGGCCAACCTCGTAAAGATCCGCTCCAGCCCTGCCCCCTCGCCCAAGCCCAGTGTGGCCTGCAGTCAGCTGGCCCTGCTGCTGTCCAGTGAGGCCCACCTGCAGCAGTACAGTAGGGAGCATGCACTCAAGGTCCAGCACTCGGGACACTCGGCCAGCTCCAGACTGGCCGCCATGGCAACGCAGCAGACCCAGGACAAGAGGCCGCCCAGTGTGGGAGAGGCTCCgcccaccagcaccaccaccgtTGCCCTAGACGCGCAAAGCTCCTTAACTGCCCAAAACAGAATAGCGACAACAACACTCCCCCACCTGGCACTAAACTCTAGCTCAAGGCAGCGGAGCCCCTCCTCCATGCTGCCAGCCCACAGCTCACCCTGCCCCACCCCTCTTCCTCTGCCCCTCAACCCCCACACCCACACCGACACCCAGACCCAACCCCAAACCCCCACAAATGAGAAACGTGGCTTTGACTCGCGCCACGCCAGGCCCCCCCAGACCTGTAGCAGcctgctcctgctgctcctcaacaaccacaacaaccagAAGCAGCTGACTAAGAACGGGCACCTGGAGGACGACTGTGGGGTCCTGCCCCCTAGCCGTGGCTCCTCAGTCACCTCCGACAGCGAGTGCTCCGTCCAGGAGAAGAGCCTGGTCAAGAGAGAGGAAAGCTGCAGCGACGCAGAGAGCTCCTACTCCAGCTGTTCTCCCATTGACCTCTCTATAAGGAGCAGGGCCAGCACCAGAGCCCCAGAGACCAGGCCTAAAgccacctccccctccacctctgtTTCTTACTCTTCCTCTTCTACAGCTTTCTCCTCCAGCTCTTCTTCTGCTGTCTTCTCCTCTGCCCCTACTGTTTTCTCTTCCTCCActgctttctcttcctcctctaccgttctctccccttcctccactgctttctctacctcctctaccgttctctcctcttcctccactgctttctcttcctcctcttcctcctccttagACAAACTCACTGAGTCCCTGCTAAACAAGTGGAAGCCAGATCCCTCCGGTTCGAAGGTCCCCCAGGTTAAGAAGGAGATTGAAATGAGCACAGACCTTAAGTCCCACCCCAGGGTCACTCTCATGCAGCTCCTTCTGGAGCGCAAGAATAACGACAAGGTAAACAAAATTGTGGTTAATCCAGATTTGCAGCATGACGCAACCCTGTCCAGTCTGTCACGGGGCCCACTTAAATCACTGGCCCCCTGGGAGGAAGTAAGGACACAGAGCCCTCTGGACAGATCAGGCCTTCCATTGTACTCTCTCAGCCGAGACCCCAGCAGCACCCCATCCCCCTACCCCTCTCCCCATGTCCAGTCCAGCCCTCTGGATCTGTGTAAGTCTAAACCCTTCCCTGCTGAGAAAGCTGCAGATGAGCCGGCGTTCAGCGCCAGTAAACTGTTACAGAACCTGGCCCAGTGCGGCACTGCCTCGCCCTCCCCACCCATGGTTCCCAGCAAAGTACCCAGACGGGAGCTGGAGGTGGGTGGTGGCAGGCCTCTGGCTCTGCTGGAGAGGCTCAATGCCCCCATCCAGAGGAACACAACAATTACCCCCCTCTCAGACAGGCCCTCGGGCAGCGGCACACCGTCGTTCGGTCGCCGGGGGGAGGTGTCGCCCACCTCGTCCCAGATCGAGAACCTTTTGGAGCGTCGCACAGTACTACAGCTCCTGCTGGGAGCGaactcctcctctgcctcctccgtGGCCCcagccacccacagagacaggtCCGGTGGGAGGTGCAGTGTGGAGACAGCAGCGGGGAGCTGCTATGAGAAGCCCCCTGGCACCTCTGTCATCTGTGACAGATCCAAGGGGCCCTCGGCAGCAGAATTCAAGGTTAAAACTGAACCGGGGGAAGAGGTTCTAGGCCTGTTGTCCTCTACAGTATGTCAGGATGTGACGGGCagaaagagaaggggaggaggaggagggtatgaCGAAAGGCACAGCCCGCTCTCTGAACCCCAGCAGGACCTAAAAAAAGAGCCCAGGCCCACAGAGGTCATTGCTAAATATGGCCTCCTCAGCCAGCTCCTAAAACAGCAGAGCGCCACCTACTACACCAGCGCTAAACAGCCACACACAGATCGCCGGCCAAGCCCTGTCCCTGtgaaggaggagcagagagactaCCACCACCAGGGGCCCAGCCCTAAAAAGAGACGGCTCTGCTCAGAGCTGGCTATGAGCCTGAACAATGGCAGCCCTCAGAGGGCCGTGGTGGACATTGGAAGCAGCCACAGCCACAATAGCCTGGTCCAAAGCCTGGTCCATAGCCAGATACAGGAGGAGCCTGATTACTACAGGGACCTCAGGAACCCTAATGAGGAGGAGGCCCCTGCCAGGAGCCCCAGCAGTGAAGCTCTCCTCCCCAGGGAGAGCCGGGGCTTCAATGTGCTCAAACAACTGCTCCTGTCTGACAATTGTCTGAAGGAGCTGTCCCAGCAGCCCCGGGGAGTCCCCagcccctctgtcccctctgtgcTGCAGACCAACGGCAAAGCCAACGGGAGCATCCTCAACCTCAATCAGTCAGGCTACAATCAACATGACCTCCTCAACCTGCCTACCCTGCCCTGGCACCACCCCCATAGCTCCCTCAACTCAGGGCCACCCAGCCACCTCAGACCCCTGCCCACCCCCCAGACAGGGGACATCAGTCAACGTTCCCCCTGGGGGCGTCACACAGCCCCCCCACCCCGTCAGGACTCGCCCAAACGGTACCCCACCCCGGTGAAACGGGAGCCGGAGAGCCCGGTGCAGTGGGCAGGTCGAgaccaggaggaggagggccGTGACTTGAGCCCAGACTCCCCCCGGCTCACCCGCTCCAACCCCATCCTGTACTACATGCTGCAAAAGGGTAGCGCTCAgctgaggagggaggggagggaccaGGCGGAGGGGACCCAGGGGTCAGGGCCAGGGGGAGTGAAGGTGAAGGAGGAGCCAGGTAATGATGGCCATGATGCCTATGAACACAAACTGAGCTCTGCCACCATCACCCAGCACTCCTCCTTGTCCCCTCCCTACAATAACGACAAGCACAGCCACAAAAACGACAGGCTGAACGACTCATCTGACAATTGGTAG